A part of Ziziphus jujuba cultivar Dongzao chromosome 8, ASM3175591v1 genomic DNA contains:
- the LOC107414333 gene encoding probable pectinesterase/pectinesterase inhibitor 33, with the protein MALRLVYRVFILASIFSLIFPSALSRNHYSNISWWCNKTPNPEPCKYFLNQNRHRFAIKHTTEFRKVLVQIALERALDAQRHASEFGQNCQNKHQKAAWTDCLKLYNDTVSQLNRTLEGLGHNWKCTDFDAQTWLSTALTNIATCRAGSLELNVWDFILPIASNNNVSELISNTLAINSQLLDLKRENHTDDDDFPTWVSYHERKLLQSSSIKAHLVVAKDGSGHFRTVQAAINAASRRRRTTRFVIYIKKGIYWENIVVGNNNNNIMLVGDGIKNTIITASRSVSGGSTTYNSATAGIDGLGFIARGITFRNSAGPLKGQAVALRSASDLSVFYQCAFQGYQDTLMVHSQRQFYRQCYIYGTIDFIFGNAAAVFQNCIIFVRRPIHGQANVITAQARNDPFQNTGISIQNSQVLPAADLKPAIQSFNTFLGRPWQKYSRTVFMKCYMDSLVNPVGWLEWDNPDYLNTLYYGEYKNYGPGSSTRNRVRWRGFHVITSPNVASQFTVRSLIAGQSWLPATGVPFSTDL; encoded by the exons ATGGCCTTGAGATTAGTCTATCGGGTTTTCATATTAGCAAgtattttctctttgattttcCCATCGGCCTTATCAAGAAATCACTATAGCAATATAAGCTGGTGGTGCAACAAGACCCCAAATCCCGAACCATGCAAGTATTTCTTAAACCAAAACCGACATCGTTTTGCAATAAAACACACAACCGAATTCCGAAAGGTGCTGGTTCAAATTGCGCTTGAGAGAGCCTTAGACGCCCAACGACATGCGTCGGAGTTCGGCCAAAATTGCCAGAACAAACATCAAAAAGCTGCGTGGACCGATTGTTTGAAACTCTACAACGACACCGTTTCGCAACTTAATCGGACCCTTGAAGGGCTCGGCCACAACTGGAAGTGTACGGATTTCGATGCACAAACCTGGCTGAGCACGGCCCTCACAAACATCGCCACGTGTCGAGCTGGGTCTTTGGAGTTGAACGTTTGGGATTTCATATTGCCAATCGCATCCAATAACAATGTCTCCGAGCTGATCAGCAACACTTTAGCCATTAATTCACAGCTTCTGGATTTAAAGAGAGAAAACCACACCGATGACGACGACTTTCCAACATGGGTTTCTTACCATGAAAGGAAACTTTTACAGTCTTCTTCGATAAAAGCACATCTTGTAGTTGCCAAAGATGGTTCGGGTCATTTTCGGACGGTTCAAGCCGCCATTAACGCTGCttcgagaagaagaagaactactcggtttgtaatttatattaaaaaaggcATTTACTGGGAAAATATTGTAGTTgggaataacaataataatatcatgCTAGTCGGAGACGGTATCAAAAATACAATCATCACCGCCAGCCGTAGTGTCTCCGGCGGTTCCACCACCTATAATTCTGCAACTGCAG GAATAGATGGACTTGGGTTCATTGCCCGTGGAATTACCTTCCGGAACTCAGCCGGTCCTTTAAAAGGCCAAGCAGTGGCTCTCCGATCGGCCTCGGACCTCTCGGTCTTCTACCAGTGTGCCTTCCAAGGCTACCAAGACACTCTCATGGTCCATTCCCAAAGACAGTTCTACAGACAATGCTACATCTACGGCACCATAGACTTCATCTTCGGCAATGCTGCTGCTGTTTTCCAGAATTGCATCATTTTCGTCAGAAGGCCCATACACGGCCAAGCCAATGTCATTACGGCCCAAGCCAGAAACGACCCTTTTCAAAACACTGGGATTTCGATCCAGAATTCCCAAGTCCTTCCCGCAGCCGATCTCAAGCCCGCCATCCAATCCTTCAATACATTTTTGGGCCGTCCATGGCAGAAATATTCTCGGACTGTGTTCATGAAATGTTATATGGATAGCTTGGTGAACCCAGTGGGTTGGTTGGAGTGGGACAATCCGGATTATCTTAATACGTTGTACTACGGAGAGTACAAGAATTATGGGCCAGGTTCGTCCACTAGAAACAGAGTGAGGTGGCGTGGATTCCATGTGATAACTAGCCCAAATGTGGCGTCACAGTTCACAGTGAGAAGCCTCATCGCCGGCCAGTCGTGGTTGCCGGCCACCGGAGTGCCCTTCAGTACCGACCTTTGA
- the LOC107414312 gene encoding pectinesterase 2 encodes MAIKLFFLVLFVSFASLLSPTHSSSNENVLDINGIDSWCSKTPYPETCKYSWSQDQKHSVKIPKQKSDFKKLLLRATMQQALKAQSHNKWLGSKCRNHNELAAWADCLKLYEDTIILLNQTLDPTTKCTDFDAQTWLSTMLTNLETCRAGSMELGVSDFLLPIMSNNVSKLISNTLSISNDSVRPETHRYQEGFPSWLSSGDRKLLQSSSPTPNVVVAQDGSGNFQTIKAALDAAAQRSGSGRFVIYVKRGVYKENLDIEKKLKNIMLVGDGMKYTIITGSRSVGGGSTTFNSATVAVTGDGFIARGITFRNTAGPQNHQAVALRSGADLSVFYRCGFEGYQDTLYVHSQRQFYKECYIYGTVDFIFGNAAVVLQNCLIYARRPMDGQKIAITAQGRTDPNQNTGISIHNSRVMAAADLKPVLSSFKTYLGRPWKEYSRTVFLQCFLDTLVDPAGWLEWSGNFALNTLYYGEYRNFGPAASTGRRVNWRGYRVISSASEASRFTVANFIAGSSWLPSTGVPFTSDL; translated from the exons ATGGCGATAAAGCTTTTTTTCCTTGTTCTATTCGTGTCCTTCGCTTCTTTACTTTCCCCAACCCATTCTAGTAGTAATGAGAATGTTCTCGATATCAATGGCATAGATTCGTGGTGCAGCAAAACACCATACCCTGAAACCTGCAAATACTCATGGAGTCAAGACCAAAAGCACTCTGTTAAAATCCCAAAGCAGAAATCTGATTTCAAGAAGCTCTTACTCCGAGCCACAATGCAACAGGCACTTAAAGCTCAAAGCCACAACAAGTGGCTCGGCTCCAAGTGTCGAAATCATAATGAATTGGCTGCGTGGGCTGATTGTTTAAAGCTGTACGAGGACACCATCATCTTGCTCAACCAAACTCTAGACCCCACCACCAAGTGCACCGACTTCGACGCTCAAACTTGGCTCAGCACCATGCTGACCAACCTCGAGACATGCCGAGCCGGGTCGATGGAGCTTGGGGTCTCGGACTTCTTATTGCCTATCATGTCCAACAATGTGTCCAAACTCATAAGCAATACTTTGTCTATCAGCAACGACTCGGTCCGGCCAGAAACGCATAGATATCAAGAGGGCTTTCCAAGTTGGCTCTCCTCGGGCGACCGCAAGCTATTGCAGTCGTCGTCACCAACTCCGAACGTTGTAGTGGCGCAAGATGGATCTGGAAACTTCCAGACAATTAAAGCTGCATTGGATGCGGCGGCACAGAGAAGTGGAAGCGGtaggtttgttatatatgtgAAGAGAGGGGTGTATAAAGAAAACCTTGATATTGAGAAGAAACTGAAGAATATTATGTTGGTTGGTGATGGGATGAAGTACACCATTATCACCGGTAGCCGGAGTGTTGGAGGTGGCTCCACAACTTTCAACTCTGCAACAGTTG CTGTGACTGGTGATGGATTCATTGCCCGGGGCATAACATTCCGCAACACGGCCGGTCCACAAAACCATCAAGCGGTTGCCCTCCGATCAGGAGCTGATCTATCGGTCTTCTATCGCTGCGGTTTCGAAGGATACCAAGACACACTCTACGTCCACTCCCAACGACAATTCTACAAAGAATGCTACATCTACGGCACCGTTGACTTCATTTTCGGAAACGCGGCGGTCGTTCTCCAAAACTGCTTGATTTACGCTCGCAGGCCAATGGACGGCCAAAAGATCGCAATCACGGCCCAAGGCCGAACAGATCCCAACCAAAACACCGGCATTTCGATCCACAATTCGCGAGTCATGGCCGCTGCAGACCTTAAACCGGTGCTTAGCTCCTTCAAGACCTATTTGGGCCGGCCATGGAAGGAATATTCTAGGACAGTATTTTTGCAGTGTTTTTTGGATACTTTAGTGGACCCTGCTGGCTGGCTTGAATGGAGTGGTAATTTTGCACTAAATACTTTGTACTACGGAGAGTACCGAAACTTTGGTCCTGCAGCCTCCACCGGCCGTCGGGTCAATTGGCGTGGTTATCGCGTTATAAGTAGCGCATCGGAAGCGTCGCGGTTTACAGTTGCCAACTTTATAGCTGGAAGTTCATGGTTGCCTTCAACCGGTGTGCCATTCACTTCGGATCTTTGA